In uncultured Cohaesibacter sp., a genomic segment contains:
- a CDS encoding family 20 glycosylhydrolase, with amino-acid sequence MTLCEKKNPELILHSKWLDDGSKTGQIELRLTGKPHSFYPAPVRMAFTTLVRIPPQTTLVGAEFVARTANYHELAPLGPLEAGADGLLWQVTLPELSHRPHHCTDGPSSAFLILPDHGVIDIECLPLERAGADDAPAANPSADAEPALPGEAIPPALGLLPMANRVDVRRWRDRAPARLILSEVLRPTGTIVNALYERLFAKEPPFGDGGAGLAVSHAPLQQPTGAGEGAKGSFRLRFSPQDVVVEADEAARLNALIALAQIWHANHQDPALWAFPEEGSVEDWPQQDWRGMHLDVSRQFYKVGTVKAFLDCLAWHRFNRFHWHLTDDEGWRLQSRTYPHLTELGAWRGHGLLLYPQHGSGAHRYGGFYHLDEVRDILHHAGSLGIDVVPEIDVPGHCHAAMMALPELVDPSALRGGASVQGYVNNALNPGLGATWLFLETIFGEVADLFPGPFVHIGGDEVADGAWSGSRAANSWARAKGHLTVDGQPDSMKMQAAMLRFVSDRLVAAGKVPLAWEEAAKGGGLDPEQAILMAWTNARSAHQLTQLGYRVIMCPGEAYYLDMAQSDDWQEPGLSWAGPSSPATTYDFDPVGPVADCPEKLVGIEGCIWSENLTGLERFNHMVFPRLSAIAESAWTKPENKDWASFERRQGLMPRVPLS; translated from the coding sequence ATGACACTTTGCGAGAAGAAGAATCCTGAGCTGATCCTGCACAGCAAATGGCTGGATGATGGCAGCAAGACCGGCCAGATCGAACTTCGACTGACAGGAAAACCCCATAGTTTCTACCCGGCCCCGGTGCGCATGGCCTTTACCACGCTGGTGCGCATCCCGCCGCAGACGACCCTTGTTGGGGCCGAATTTGTTGCCCGTACGGCCAACTATCATGAACTGGCCCCGCTCGGCCCGCTCGAGGCCGGGGCGGACGGACTGCTCTGGCAGGTGACCCTTCCGGAACTGTCCCATCGTCCGCATCATTGCACCGATGGCCCGTCCTCAGCCTTTCTCATCCTGCCCGATCATGGCGTGATTGATATCGAATGCCTGCCGCTTGAAAGAGCCGGGGCAGATGACGCACCCGCCGCCAACCCTTCAGCGGATGCAGAGCCAGCCTTGCCGGGTGAGGCGATCCCTCCCGCATTGGGGCTGCTGCCCATGGCAAATCGGGTCGATGTCCGGCGCTGGCGCGACAGGGCTCCTGCGCGTCTCATCCTGTCCGAGGTCCTGCGTCCAACCGGGACCATCGTCAATGCGCTGTACGAGCGACTATTCGCCAAGGAGCCACCCTTTGGCGATGGTGGGGCGGGCCTTGCGGTGAGCCATGCACCCCTTCAGCAGCCGACCGGTGCCGGAGAGGGGGCCAAGGGGAGCTTCCGACTGCGCTTTTCGCCTCAGGACGTGGTGGTCGAAGCCGATGAGGCGGCAAGGCTCAATGCCCTCATTGCCCTTGCCCAGATCTGGCACGCCAATCATCAAGACCCAGCCCTCTGGGCCTTTCCCGAGGAAGGCTCGGTCGAGGACTGGCCGCAGCAGGACTGGCGCGGCATGCATCTGGATGTATCCCGGCAATTCTACAAGGTCGGCACAGTCAAGGCCTTTCTCGATTGCCTCGCCTGGCACCGCTTCAACCGCTTCCACTGGCATCTGACCGATGACGAAGGCTGGAGGCTGCAAAGCCGGACTTACCCGCACTTGACCGAACTGGGTGCCTGGCGTGGCCATGGCCTGTTGCTCTATCCGCAGCACGGCTCCGGTGCGCACCGTTATGGCGGCTTCTATCATCTGGATGAGGTGAGGGACATTCTCCACCACGCCGGGAGCCTCGGGATCGACGTTGTGCCCGAAATCGACGTGCCGGGCCATTGTCATGCGGCCATGATGGCATTGCCCGAACTGGTCGATCCCAGCGCGCTCAGGGGCGGCGCTTCCGTACAGGGCTATGTCAACAATGCGCTCAATCCCGGCCTCGGGGCGACATGGCTGTTTCTGGAAACCATTTTCGGCGAGGTTGCCGACCTGTTTCCGGGCCCGTTTGTCCACATCGGTGGCGACGAGGTCGCTGATGGGGCATGGTCCGGTTCCCGGGCGGCCAACAGCTGGGCCCGCGCCAAGGGGCATTTGACCGTAGACGGCCAGCCCGACAGCATGAAGATGCAGGCCGCCATGTTGCGCTTTGTCTCGGACCGGCTGGTGGCCGCAGGCAAGGTGCCGCTTGCATGGGAGGAAGCAGCCAAGGGGGGCGGTCTTGATCCGGAGCAGGCGATTCTCATGGCCTGGACCAACGCCCGCAGTGCCCATCAGCTGACGCAGCTCGGCTACCGGGTCATCATGTGCCCCGGCGAGGCCTATTATCTCGACATGGCCCAATCGGACGACTGGCAGGAGCCCGGCCTCAGCTGGGCGGGACCATCAAGTCCGGCCACGACCTATGACTTCGATCCGGTTGGCCCGGTTGCGGACTGCCCGGAAAAGCTTGTTGGCATTGAAGGCTGTATCTGGAGTGAAAACCTTACCGGACTGGAGCGGTTCAACCACATGGTCTTCCCGCGCCTCAGTGCCATCGCCGAAAGCGCCTGGACAAAGCCGGAAAACAAGGACTGGGCAAGCTTTGAGCGTCGACAGGGATTGATGCCCCGCGTGCCGCTCAGCTAG